A part of Ziziphus jujuba cultivar Dongzao chromosome 8, ASM3175591v1 genomic DNA contains:
- the LOC107414044 gene encoding methylesterase 17 isoform X2, translated as MREEVINMSAAESGALKPHFVLVHGISGGSWCWYKVRCLMENSGHRVSCIDLKGAGVDQSDSHTVLSFDDYNKPLMDFMSSLPESEQVILVGHSAGGLSVTQATIKFAKKIRLAVYIAATMLKLGFWTDEDIKQDSTLASMLLRPGPILALQSARFTEDHDIEKVPRVYIRTLHDRVIKPDQQHAMIKRWRPSDVYDMDTDHSPFFSNPFLLSGLLVKAAASFGCV; from the exons ATGAGAGAGGAGGTTATCAATATGAGTGCAGCAGAATCAGGAGCCTTGAAGCCACACTTTGTGCTGGTACATGGTATAAGTGGAGGGAGTTGGTGCTGGTACAAAGTCCGGTGCCTAATGGAGAATTCCGGTCACCGGGTATCGTGTATCGACCTGAAAGGCGCTGGAGTTGATCAATCCGATTCCCATACAGTTCTTTCCTTTGATGATTACAATAAACCACTCATGGACTTCATGTCTTCTTTGCCTGAAAGTGAACAG GTAATACTGGTTGGGCATAGTGCTGGAGGGCTTAGTGTAACTCAGGCAACAATCAAGTTTGCAAAGAAAATTCGGTTAGCAGTTTACATAGCAGCAACAATGCTGAAACTTGGGTTCTGGACTGATGAAGATATCAAACaa GATTCCACCTTAGCTTCAATGCTTTTGAGGCCAGGGCCAATCCTGGCACTACAAAGTGCAAGGTTTACTGAAGATCATGATATAGAGAAGGTGCCACGTGTCTACATCAGGACATTGCATGATCGGGTGATCAAACCTGATCAGCAACATGCAatgataaagagatggagaCCATCTGATGTGTATGATATGGATACTGATCACAGTCCTTTCTTCTCAAACCCATTCTTGCTCTCTGGCTTGCTTGTAAAAGCTGCAGCTTCTTTTGGATGCGTTTAG
- the LOC107414044 gene encoding methylesterase 17 isoform X1, translating into MREEVINMSAAESGALKPHFVLVHGISGGSWCWYKVRCLMENSGHRVSCIDLKGAGVDQSDSHTVLSFDDYNKPLMDFMSSLPESEQVILVGHSAGGLSVTQATIKFAKKIRLAVYIAATMLKLGFWTDEDIKQGVPDLSEFGDVYELGFGLGHDKPPTSALVKKEFQRKILYHMSPQEDSTLASMLLRPGPILALQSARFTEDHDIEKVPRVYIRTLHDRVIKPDQQHAMIKRWRPSDVYDMDTDHSPFFSNPFLLSGLLVKAAASFGCV; encoded by the exons ATGAGAGAGGAGGTTATCAATATGAGTGCAGCAGAATCAGGAGCCTTGAAGCCACACTTTGTGCTGGTACATGGTATAAGTGGAGGGAGTTGGTGCTGGTACAAAGTCCGGTGCCTAATGGAGAATTCCGGTCACCGGGTATCGTGTATCGACCTGAAAGGCGCTGGAGTTGATCAATCCGATTCCCATACAGTTCTTTCCTTTGATGATTACAATAAACCACTCATGGACTTCATGTCTTCTTTGCCTGAAAGTGAACAG GTAATACTGGTTGGGCATAGTGCTGGAGGGCTTAGTGTAACTCAGGCAACAATCAAGTTTGCAAAGAAAATTCGGTTAGCAGTTTACATAGCAGCAACAATGCTGAAACTTGGGTTCTGGACTGATGAAGATATCAAACaa GGGGTTCCTGATTTATCGGAGTTTGGTGATGTGTATGAGTTAGGATTTGGACTTGGACACGACAAACCTCCAACAAGTGCCCTAGTTAAGAAAGAGTTCCAACgtaaaattttatatcataTGAGCCCTCAAGAG GATTCCACCTTAGCTTCAATGCTTTTGAGGCCAGGGCCAATCCTGGCACTACAAAGTGCAAGGTTTACTGAAGATCATGATATAGAGAAGGTGCCACGTGTCTACATCAGGACATTGCATGATCGGGTGATCAAACCTGATCAGCAACATGCAatgataaagagatggagaCCATCTGATGTGTATGATATGGATACTGATCACAGTCCTTTCTTCTCAAACCCATTCTTGCTCTCTGGCTTGCTTGTAAAAGCTGCAGCTTCTTTTGGATGCGTTTAG